The following are encoded together in the Phenylobacterium sp. NIBR 498073 genome:
- a CDS encoding SURF1 family protein has translation MTRRLFALVCLLLAAGFAALGVWQLERRAWKLDLIARVEARIHAPPRLLTDLSGLSDADAYRRVRLRGAFQNDRETLVQALTERGAGWWVMTPLRTPAGTVLVNRGFVPALYRDPATRPPPSGTVEVTGLLRASEPGGGFLRSNDPGSGRWYSRDVAAIARAHGLGEVAPVFIDAEATPGAGYPVGGLTVVAFRNAHLVYALTWFGLAALSLAGAAIVWRSGATSQGQTARTPAV, from the coding sequence ATGACGCGGCGGCTGTTCGCGCTGGTTTGCCTGCTGCTGGCGGCCGGCTTCGCCGCTCTCGGCGTCTGGCAGCTCGAACGCCGCGCCTGGAAGCTCGACCTCATCGCCCGCGTGGAGGCGCGCATCCATGCGCCGCCGCGCCTGCTGACCGATCTGTCTGGCCTGAGTGACGCGGACGCCTATAGGCGCGTGCGCCTCAGGGGAGCCTTCCAGAATGATCGCGAGACCCTGGTTCAGGCCCTGACCGAGCGTGGGGCGGGCTGGTGGGTGATGACGCCGCTGCGCACGCCGGCTGGAACCGTACTCGTCAATCGCGGCTTCGTGCCGGCGCTCTACCGCGATCCGGCGACTCGCCCGCCGCCGAGCGGGACCGTCGAGGTGACCGGGCTGCTGCGCGCCAGCGAGCCGGGCGGTGGCTTCCTGCGATCCAATGATCCGGGCTCGGGCCGCTGGTACTCGCGCGACGTCGCCGCCATCGCCCGCGCCCACGGCCTGGGCGAGGTCGCGCCGGTCTTCATCGATGCGGAGGCAACTCCTGGGGCAGGCTATCCGGTTGGCGGTCTGACGGTCGTCGCTTTCCGCAACGCGCATCTGGTCTACGCCCTGACCTGGTTCGGCCTGGCCGCGCTCAGCCTGGCCGGCGCGGCGATCGTCTGGCGTTCGGGCGCGACTTCGCAGGGCCAGACGGCCCGGACCCCCGCCGTCTAG
- the cyoC gene encoding cytochrome o ubiquinol oxidase subunit III codes for MARETLDAAPAVNPTYYLVEEDEHHAASGGGTLLGFWIYLMSDALIFATLFATFGVVSGNYAGGPAPREIFELPLVALNTAMLLLSSITFGMGMIDMEAGRTRAVQGWLAVTALFGLAFISIELYEFASLIAEGATPQRSAFLSAFFTLVGTHGLHVTFGLIWIAVMMVQIGQRGLIPENRRRLICLGMFWHLLDVVWIGVFTFVYLLGVLR; via the coding sequence ATGGCCCGCGAAACCCTCGACGCCGCGCCCGCGGTGAACCCGACCTACTACCTCGTCGAGGAGGACGAGCACCACGCCGCCAGCGGCGGCGGCACGCTGCTCGGCTTCTGGATCTACCTGATGAGCGACGCGCTCATCTTCGCCACCCTGTTCGCCACCTTCGGCGTGGTCTCGGGCAACTACGCCGGCGGCCCGGCCCCGCGGGAAATCTTCGAACTGCCGCTGGTGGCGCTCAACACCGCCATGCTGCTGCTGTCGTCGATCACCTTCGGCATGGGGATGATCGACATGGAGGCGGGGCGCACCCGCGCTGTCCAGGGCTGGCTGGCCGTGACGGCGCTGTTCGGCCTCGCCTTCATCAGCATCGAGCTCTACGAGTTCGCCAGCCTGATCGCCGAGGGGGCGACGCCCCAACGCTCGGCCTTCCTGTCGGCCTTCTTCACCCTGGTCGGCACCCACGGCTTGCACGTCACCTTCGGCCTGATCTGGATCGCGGTGATGATGGTCCAGATCGGCCAGCGCGGCCTGATCCCCGAGAACCGCCGCCGGCTGATCTGCCTGGGCATGTTCTGGCATCTGCTCGACGTGGTGTGGATCGGCGTCTTCACCTTCGTCTACCTGCTCGGAGTCCTGCGGTGA
- the cyoA gene encoding ubiquinol oxidase subunit II, translating into MASLLLLAGCARDVLDPAGDIALQQRNLIYTSTGLMLLIIVPVIVLIVVFAWRYRSGNREATYDPNFDHSTSLELAIWAGPLLIIIALGALTWSSTHLLDPFRPLDRIAPGKPTVAGEAPLTVQVVAMDWKWLFIYPEQGVASVNELVLPVDRQVRFDITSTNMMNTFYAPTLAGMVYAMPGMRSQLHAVLNRPGDYEGFSANYSGEGFSDMRFRLRGVDAAGFEAWVGQAKSAAPLTTPAYLALEKPSEKVPPMAFGSVEPDLFHRVLNRCVSPGTPCMHEVMAQDRQRGAAQGAKAAEPPAKAAPHHHDTSFLEPGAAMALG; encoded by the coding sequence CTGGCGTCTCTGTTGCTCCTGGCCGGCTGCGCGCGCGACGTGCTCGATCCGGCCGGCGACATCGCTCTCCAGCAGCGCAATCTGATCTACACCTCGACCGGCCTGATGCTGCTGATCATCGTTCCGGTGATCGTACTGATCGTGGTGTTCGCCTGGCGCTATCGAAGCGGCAACCGCGAGGCGACCTACGATCCGAACTTCGACCATTCCACCTCGCTCGAGCTGGCGATCTGGGCCGGGCCGCTGCTGATCATCATCGCGCTCGGCGCGCTCACCTGGTCGAGCACGCACCTGCTCGATCCGTTCCGTCCGCTGGACCGCATCGCCCCGGGCAAGCCCACCGTCGCCGGCGAGGCGCCGCTGACGGTCCAGGTGGTGGCGATGGATTGGAAATGGCTGTTCATCTACCCCGAGCAGGGGGTCGCCAGCGTCAATGAGCTGGTGCTGCCGGTCGACCGCCAGGTGCGCTTCGACATCACCTCGACCAACATGATGAACACCTTCTACGCCCCGACCCTGGCGGGGATGGTCTATGCGATGCCGGGCATGCGCAGTCAGCTGCACGCCGTGCTCAACCGGCCCGGCGACTACGAAGGCTTCTCAGCCAACTACAGCGGCGAAGGCTTCTCCGACATGCGCTTCCGCCTGCGCGGCGTGGACGCCGCGGGCTTCGAGGCGTGGGTGGGGCAGGCCAAATCCGCCGCTCCCCTGACCACGCCTGCCTACCTTGCGCTGGAGAAGCCGAGCGAGAAGGTGCCCCCGATGGCGTTCGGCTCGGTCGAACCGGACCTCTTCCACCGGGTGCTGAATCGCTGCGTGTCGCCGGGCACGCCCTGCATGCACGAGGTCATGGCCCAGGATCGCCAGCGGGGCGCGGCGCAGGGCGCCAAGGCCGCCGAGCCGCCCGCGAAGGCCGCGCCGCATCATCACGACACCTCTTTCCTCGAACCAGGCGCGGCCATGGCGCTGGGATGA
- a CDS encoding PEPxxWA-CTERM sorting domain-containing protein, with product MSKILAMAVATIALALAAPSQAAVVLWEQAGSSASAGIPLFKLPGPGVYKLEAVSSGPASFSLETYYDYHWDVFFAPAPRPHSEYIEGNSDFLADFQTFDGQAASVTFTIPRTSIGYFKSDAYYRDLYDIPIGTGLYQQIAYENATFAGYMNSLNGGPVDYSFRITQISAGPIPEPATWAMMIVGFGLTGGLMRRARRTAYA from the coding sequence ATGTCCAAGATACTCGCCATGGCGGTCGCCACGATAGCGTTGGCCCTGGCCGCTCCGTCCCAAGCCGCCGTGGTTCTTTGGGAACAGGCCGGCTCCTCCGCCTCGGCCGGCATCCCGCTGTTCAAGCTGCCCGGACCCGGCGTCTACAAGCTCGAGGCCGTCAGTTCCGGCCCGGCCTCGTTCAGCCTGGAGACCTACTACGACTATCATTGGGACGTATTCTTCGCGCCGGCGCCCCGGCCGCACAGCGAGTACATCGAAGGGAACTCCGACTTCCTGGCCGACTTCCAGACCTTCGACGGTCAGGCGGCGTCGGTGACGTTCACGATCCCCAGGACGTCGATCGGCTACTTCAAGTCGGACGCCTACTATCGGGACCTCTACGACATCCCGATCGGCACCGGGCTTTATCAGCAGATCGCCTATGAAAACGCGACGTTCGCCGGATACATGAACAGCCTGAACGGCGGTCCGGTCGACTACAGCTTCCGGATCACCCAGATCAGCGCGGGCCCCATCCCAGAGCCGGCGACCTGGGCGATGATGATCGTCGGCTTCGGCCTGACGGGCGGCCTGATGCGCCGCGCGCGCAGAACCGCCTACGCCTAG
- a CDS encoding MFS transporter, whose amino-acid sequence MVGPVTASSTSTPLERDAALINAREHRVAPGEIAIGVIIGRTSEFFDFFVYAIASVLVFPAVVFPYVDAVTGTLYSFALFALAFVGRPFGTLLFTALDRRHGRGVKLTIALFLLGGSTMAMALLPSYQQVGMWSAVLLALFRFSQGMALGGAWDGLPSLLSLNAPPERRGWYAMIPQLGAPLGLLVAAALFGYFLYVLPADDFLTWGWRYPFFVALAINVVALFARLRIVATPEFQRLFETRELQPSPPFLTVFAEWRTIALGALATLASFALFHLVTVFPLSYVTLFADEPPIRFLIIEGVGAIVCLGAVVASGVIADRVGRRALLGVSAVLIGAYSGFAPQLLNAGPVGEVFYMLVGFVLLGLAFGQSSGIVNSKFTPEHRYTGAAIVANSAWLIGAGFAPLVALLLATRFGLWSVGAYLLSGAICTLAALAISRDWGDHAA is encoded by the coding sequence ATGGTCGGGCCGGTCACCGCGTCATCGACGTCAACGCCGCTGGAGCGCGACGCTGCGCTCATCAACGCACGAGAGCACCGGGTGGCTCCCGGTGAAATTGCGATCGGCGTCATCATCGGCCGGACCAGCGAGTTCTTCGACTTCTTCGTCTATGCGATCGCCTCGGTTCTGGTGTTCCCGGCCGTGGTGTTTCCGTACGTCGATGCGGTCACCGGGACGCTCTATTCGTTCGCGCTGTTCGCGCTGGCCTTCGTCGGCCGCCCGTTCGGCACTTTGCTGTTCACGGCGCTGGACCGCCGGCACGGGCGCGGCGTCAAGCTGACCATCGCGCTGTTCCTGCTCGGCGGCTCGACCATGGCGATGGCGCTGCTGCCCAGCTACCAGCAGGTCGGGATGTGGTCGGCGGTGCTGCTGGCGCTGTTCCGCTTCAGCCAGGGCATGGCGCTGGGCGGCGCCTGGGATGGCCTGCCCTCGCTGCTGTCGCTGAACGCCCCGCCGGAGCGGCGCGGATGGTATGCGATGATCCCCCAGTTGGGCGCGCCGCTGGGCCTGCTCGTGGCCGCCGCGCTGTTCGGCTACTTCCTCTACGTGCTACCGGCGGACGACTTCCTGACCTGGGGCTGGCGCTATCCGTTCTTCGTGGCTCTGGCGATCAACGTCGTGGCCCTGTTCGCCCGCCTACGGATCGTCGCGACGCCGGAGTTCCAGCGCCTGTTCGAGACCCGCGAGCTGCAGCCCTCGCCGCCATTCCTCACCGTGTTCGCCGAGTGGCGGACCATCGCGCTCGGCGCGCTGGCCACCCTGGCCAGCTTTGCGCTGTTCCATCTGGTGACCGTCTTCCCGCTGTCCTACGTCACCCTGTTCGCCGACGAGCCGCCGATCCGGTTCCTGATCATCGAGGGCGTGGGGGCGATCGTCTGCCTGGGCGCGGTGGTCGCCTCCGGCGTGATCGCCGACCGGGTCGGGCGCCGGGCGCTGCTGGGCGTCTCGGCCGTGCTGATCGGCGCCTATAGCGGCTTTGCACCACAGCTGCTGAACGCCGGGCCGGTGGGCGAGGTGTTCTACATGCTGGTCGGCTTCGTGCTGCTGGGGCTGGCGTTCGGCCAGTCGTCGGGCATCGTCAACAGCAAGTTCACGCCCGAGCACCGCTATACGGGGGCGGCGATCGTCGCCAACTCGGCCTGGCTGATCGGGGCCGGCTTCGCGCCCCTGGTGGCGCTGCTGCTGGCCACGCGCTTTGGGCTGTGGTCGGTCGGCGCCTACCTGCTGTCGGGCGCGATCTGCACCCTTGCGGCGCTGGCCATCAGCCGGGACTGGGGCGACCACGCCGCCTAG
- the cyoB gene encoding cytochrome o ubiquinol oxidase subunit I: MLFGRLTWESIPLHEPILLGTFIVVVLLGLGILAAVTRYRLWGWLWREWLTTVDHKKIGIMYMILGIIMLLRGFADALMMRAQQAIAFGGAEGYLPAHHYDQIFTAHGTIMIFFVAIPLIVGLVNFVMPLQIGARDVAFPFLNSLSFWLTVAGAVLVMISLFVGEFSRGGWLNYVPVTNIQNSPDTGPDYYLWALQIAGVGTTLSAINMVTTIIKMRAPGMTMMKMPVFCWTALCSNVLAIAIFPVLTGAFALLMLDRYVGMNFFTNDLGGNPMMYWNLVWIWGHPEVYVLVLPAFGIFSEITSTFSGKRLFGYSSMVYATVVITILSYLVWLHHFFTMGSGASVNSFFGIATMVISIPTGAKIFNWLFTMYRGRIRFELPMMWVVAFMLTFVVGGMTGVLLAVPPADFVLHNSLFLVAHFHNVIIGGVVFGLFAGMVYWFPKAFGFKLDPFWGKISFWGWVIGYWVAWTPIYVVGLMGTTRRVRHFDDPSLQIWFVIAGIGALIILVGIVAFVIQIAVSIRNREALRDTTGDPWDGRTLEWSTTSPPPPYNFAFTPRVHDLDAWYDMKALGHAPPTEGFRPIHMPRNTGAGVIISALALVLGFAMIWYIWWLAALSFVALLVYSIAHTFNYDRDYYVPAEEVARIEGARAPGAA, from the coding sequence ATGCTGTTCGGCCGGCTGACGTGGGAGTCCATTCCGCTCCACGAGCCGATCCTGCTCGGCACCTTCATCGTCGTGGTCCTGCTCGGTCTTGGGATCCTTGCGGCGGTGACGCGCTACCGGCTCTGGGGCTGGCTCTGGCGCGAGTGGCTGACCACCGTCGACCACAAGAAGATCGGGATCATGTACATGATCCTGGGCATCATCATGCTGCTGCGGGGCTTCGCCGACGCGCTGATGATGCGCGCCCAGCAGGCCATCGCCTTCGGCGGGGCCGAGGGCTACCTGCCGGCCCACCACTACGATCAGATCTTCACCGCCCACGGGACGATCATGATCTTCTTCGTGGCGATCCCGCTGATCGTCGGGCTGGTCAACTTCGTCATGCCGCTGCAGATCGGCGCGCGCGACGTGGCGTTCCCGTTCCTCAACAGCCTGAGCTTCTGGCTGACCGTGGCCGGCGCGGTGCTGGTGATGATCTCGCTGTTCGTCGGCGAGTTCTCGCGCGGCGGCTGGTTGAACTATGTGCCGGTCACCAACATCCAGAACAGTCCGGACACTGGGCCGGATTACTACCTATGGGCGCTGCAGATCGCCGGGGTCGGCACCACCCTGTCGGCGATCAACATGGTCACCACCATCATCAAGATGCGCGCGCCGGGCATGACGATGATGAAGATGCCGGTGTTCTGCTGGACCGCCCTGTGCAGCAACGTCCTGGCCATCGCCATCTTCCCGGTGCTGACCGGGGCCTTCGCGCTGCTGATGCTCGACCGCTACGTCGGGATGAACTTCTTCACCAACGACCTCGGCGGCAACCCGATGATGTACTGGAACCTGGTGTGGATCTGGGGGCATCCGGAAGTCTACGTCCTGGTCCTGCCGGCGTTCGGGATCTTCTCGGAGATCACCTCGACCTTCTCTGGCAAGCGGCTCTTCGGCTACTCCTCGATGGTCTACGCCACGGTGGTCATCACCATCCTGTCGTACCTGGTCTGGCTGCACCACTTCTTCACGATGGGGTCGGGGGCCAGCGTGAACTCGTTCTTCGGCATCGCCACCATGGTGATCTCGATCCCTACGGGCGCGAAGATCTTCAACTGGCTGTTCACGATGTACCGCGGCCGGATCCGCTTCGAGCTGCCGATGATGTGGGTCGTGGCCTTCATGCTGACCTTCGTGGTCGGCGGGATGACCGGGGTGCTGCTGGCCGTGCCGCCGGCCGACTTCGTGCTGCACAACAGCCTGTTCCTGGTCGCCCACTTCCACAACGTGATCATCGGCGGCGTGGTCTTCGGCCTCTTCGCCGGCATGGTCTATTGGTTCCCTAAGGCGTTCGGCTTCAAGCTGGACCCGTTCTGGGGGAAGATCTCGTTCTGGGGCTGGGTGATCGGCTATTGGGTCGCCTGGACGCCGATCTACGTGGTCGGGCTGATGGGCACCACGCGTCGAGTGCGCCACTTCGACGACCCCTCGCTGCAGATCTGGTTCGTCATCGCCGGCATCGGCGCCCTGATCATCCTGGTCGGCATCGTGGCCTTCGTGATCCAGATCGCCGTCAGCATCCGCAACCGCGAGGCGCTGCGCGACACCACCGGCGATCCCTGGGACGGGCGCACCCTGGAGTGGTCGACCACCTCGCCGCCGCCGCCCTACAACTTCGCCTTCACCCCACGGGTGCACGACCTGGACGCCTGGTACGACATGAAGGCGCTGGGGCACGCGCCGCCGACCGAGGGCTTCCGGCCGATCCACATGCCGCGCAACACTGGGGCAGGGGTGATCATTTCGGCCCTCGCCCTGGTGCTGGGCTTTGCGATGATCTGGTACATCTGGTGGCTGGCGGCGCTCAGCTTCGTGGCGCTGCTGGTCTACTCGATCGCCCACACCTTCAACTACGACCGCGACTACTACGTGCCGGCCGAGGAAGTGGCCCGCATCGAAGGCGCGCGCGCCCCGGGGGCGGCCTGA
- the cyoD gene encoding cytochrome o ubiquinol oxidase subunit IV, whose amino-acid sequence MNASDDHVHGHGDTHGHGTRRDYLIGFALSAVLTAAPFWLVMTGALGDPRVTAAWIIALAFAQIVVHTIFFLHVNAQAEGGWTLLALLFTLVMVAIVISGSLWIMYHLNSNMMSMPIRPEAAAGPP is encoded by the coding sequence GTGAACGCATCAGACGACCACGTGCATGGCCACGGCGACACTCACGGCCACGGGACCCGGCGCGACTATCTGATCGGCTTTGCGCTGTCGGCGGTGCTGACCGCCGCGCCGTTCTGGCTGGTGATGACCGGGGCGTTGGGCGACCCGCGGGTGACCGCGGCCTGGATCATCGCCCTGGCGTTCGCCCAGATCGTCGTCCACACGATCTTCTTCCTGCACGTGAATGCCCAGGCCGAGGGTGGCTGGACCCTGCTGGCCCTGCTGTTCACCCTGGTGATGGTCGCCATTGTGATCAGCGGCTCGCTGTGGATCATGTATCACCTGAACAGCAACATGATGTCGATGCCGATACGGCCCGAGGCCGCCGCCGGCCCGCCATGA
- a CDS encoding TonB-dependent receptor: MPLDLPPLVDTVVVEAARLPPSPADKAFSIVTIDGEAIAGAPRLDQALTATPGVQLFRRTSSQASNPTTQGISVRSIAGSGASRALVLLDGVPQNDPFGGWVLWTGLPTIAVEQAQVVRGAGAGPYGAGALTGTIQLSERTRAPRGGEYEVYGGERGLVGAAAAGVVGDLFLAAASERSDGWIPLGAGRGAADTELYYRGLGGALRWTPQLGDQQLAVRLSGYQEKRGAGLVGADSRATGATFSATLVDQPEGEGEGWRLQGWVKRSDFENRSAAVAAGRNTTTPASEQYATPAMGYGLNAALRRDAADGGWEVGADARLFDGETREKFRYMAGAFTRDRVAGGTQSVLGAYGEAYSNLGDWLLTGGVRIDRWATYDGHRTERDAASGALTLENRPSDRDGWLPTGRLGARYSVSEELYLRGAAYAGFRPATLNELYRPFRVGNDVTEANAGLEPEKLYGVEVGFGADGDLRWDVTVFANRLEGAVTNVTIGFGPATFPVAGFIPAGGVLRQRQNAGEVEAYGVEAEIERRWETFSLRLAGAYTQAEVDGGAAAPQLTGRRPAQTPRLTAAGEATWRPLDVLSLRAGLRYEGDRFDDDLNTRELSAATEVDLRADWSVSRAVTLYAAAENLFDAKIETAQTGDGLESYDQPQTLRVGLVLRR; this comes from the coding sequence GTGCCTTTGGACCTTCCGCCGCTCGTCGACACCGTCGTGGTTGAAGCCGCCCGCCTGCCGCCGTCGCCGGCCGACAAGGCGTTCTCGATCGTCACCATCGACGGCGAGGCCATCGCCGGCGCGCCGCGCCTGGACCAGGCGCTGACCGCGACCCCGGGCGTCCAGCTTTTCCGGCGCACCTCCAGCCAGGCCTCCAATCCGACCACCCAGGGGATCAGCGTCCGCTCGATCGCCGGCTCGGGGGCCAGCCGCGCCTTGGTCCTGCTCGACGGCGTGCCGCAGAACGATCCTTTCGGCGGCTGGGTGCTGTGGACCGGGCTGCCGACCATTGCGGTCGAGCAGGCTCAGGTGGTGCGCGGCGCGGGGGCCGGCCCCTATGGCGCCGGCGCGTTGACCGGAACCATCCAGCTGTCCGAACGCACCCGCGCCCCGCGCGGCGGCGAATACGAGGTCTATGGCGGCGAACGCGGCCTGGTCGGAGCCGCCGCCGCCGGTGTCGTTGGCGACCTCTTCCTGGCCGCGGCGAGCGAGCGCAGCGACGGCTGGATCCCGCTGGGCGCCGGACGCGGTGCAGCCGATACGGAACTCTATTATCGCGGGCTCGGCGGCGCCCTGCGTTGGACCCCGCAACTGGGCGACCAGCAGTTGGCGGTGCGCCTCTCGGGCTATCAGGAAAAGCGCGGCGCCGGCCTGGTCGGGGCCGACTCCCGCGCCACCGGGGCGACCTTCTCGGCGACCCTGGTCGACCAGCCGGAGGGCGAGGGCGAGGGCTGGCGTCTGCAGGGCTGGGTCAAGCGTTCCGACTTCGAGAACCGCTCCGCGGCCGTGGCCGCCGGCCGCAACACTACCACGCCAGCCAGCGAGCAATACGCGACCCCGGCCATGGGCTATGGTCTCAACGCCGCCCTGCGCCGCGACGCCGCCGACGGCGGCTGGGAGGTCGGCGCCGACGCCCGCCTGTTCGACGGCGAGACCCGCGAGAAGTTCCGCTACATGGCCGGCGCCTTCACCCGCGATCGGGTGGCGGGCGGGACCCAGTCGGTGCTCGGCGCCTATGGCGAGGCCTATAGCAACCTCGGCGACTGGCTGCTGACCGGCGGCGTGCGGATCGACCGCTGGGCGACCTATGACGGGCATCGCACCGAACGCGACGCCGCCAGCGGCGCGCTCACCCTCGAAAATCGCCCGAGCGACCGCGACGGCTGGCTGCCGACCGGCCGGCTCGGCGCACGCTACAGCGTCTCGGAGGAGCTTTATCTGCGGGGCGCGGCCTATGCCGGTTTCCGCCCGGCCACCCTCAATGAGCTCTACCGGCCGTTCCGCGTCGGCAACGACGTGACCGAGGCCAATGCCGGGCTCGAACCGGAAAAGCTCTACGGCGTCGAGGTCGGTTTCGGCGCGGACGGCGATCTGCGCTGGGACGTCACGGTCTTCGCCAACCGGCTGGAGGGGGCGGTGACCAACGTCACCATCGGCTTTGGTCCGGCAACCTTCCCGGTCGCTGGGTTCATTCCGGCCGGGGGCGTTTTGCGCCAGCGGCAGAACGCCGGCGAGGTCGAGGCCTACGGGGTGGAGGCCGAGATCGAGCGCCGCTGGGAGACCTTCTCCCTACGGCTGGCTGGCGCCTACACGCAGGCCGAGGTCGACGGCGGCGCAGCGGCGCCCCAGCTGACCGGCCGGCGCCCGGCCCAGACCCCACGCCTGACCGCGGCCGGCGAGGCGACCTGGCGACCGCTGGATGTGCTCAGCTTGCGCGCCGGCCTCCGCTACGAGGGGGATCGTTTCGATGACGACCTTAACACCCGCGAACTGTCGGCCGCCACCGAGGTCGACCTGCGGGCCGACTGGTCGGTGTCGCGTGCGGTGACGCTCTATGCCGCCGCCGAGAACCTGTTCGATGCGAAGATCGAGACCGCCCAGACCGGCGACGGCCTTGAGAGCTACGACCAGCCCCAGACTTTGCGGGTGGGGCTGGTCTTGCGGCGCTGA